From a region of the Campylobacter showae genome:
- a CDS encoding NFACT RNA binding domain-containing protein, protein MKYANLKQIKSFLGKFKKITAIRRAGDMAIFIEFDGELGLFFDLSKSDSAIYANPDFLNVKEYKAPFDVALKKRFWGAKILNLSVPEGNRILKLECEFQGSYKSLASSLFLEFTGRFTNAIITDEKGVIVEALRHIDNNFRVIKPGRELLELPPATIKERETPPITDFERYFSEEFKRVNNAKLENLRAVKSAAIERKMQNLSEILSGLENEADLNAQSEILSKNAGLILSNLHALRDYEREVTLNDFERGEVRLVLDDSPKIAANAMFAKAKRLKQKAAGLTIERQNLTEKLEFLSNLQTLVNEAKSAEELEILAPKKTRAVKQKEQNQNVEDFYVEGYKISIGRNEKGNVWLLKNSKKDDVWMHLKDLPSAHVIIKTAKSAPSEEILRFAAKICVNFSVKGGGTYEVDFTKRNNVKITSGANVNYINFKTMLVTKHD, encoded by the coding sequence ATGAAATACGCAAATTTAAAACAAATTAAATCTTTTTTAGGCAAATTTAAAAAAATAACCGCAATCAGACGCGCGGGCGATATGGCGATATTTATCGAATTTGACGGCGAGCTCGGGCTATTTTTTGATCTTAGCAAGTCTGACTCCGCGATCTACGCAAATCCTGATTTTCTAAACGTCAAAGAGTACAAAGCGCCATTTGACGTCGCGCTTAAAAAGAGGTTCTGGGGGGCTAAAATTTTAAATTTAAGCGTGCCCGAGGGAAATAGAATTTTAAAGCTGGAGTGCGAATTTCAAGGCTCGTATAAGAGTCTAGCCTCGAGCCTGTTTTTGGAGTTTACGGGGCGTTTTACCAACGCTATCATCACGGACGAAAAGGGCGTCATCGTCGAGGCTTTGCGCCATATAGATAATAATTTTCGCGTGATAAAACCGGGGCGCGAGCTACTCGAGCTGCCGCCGGCTACGATAAAAGAGCGAGAGACGCCGCCGATAACGGACTTTGAGCGGTATTTTAGCGAGGAATTTAAGCGCGTAAATAACGCAAAGCTAGAAAATCTGCGCGCCGTAAAATCGGCCGCGATAGAGCGAAAAATGCAAAATTTAAGCGAGATTTTATCGGGGCTTGAAAACGAAGCGGATCTAAATGCGCAGAGCGAAATTTTAAGCAAAAACGCGGGGCTGATCTTATCAAATTTACACGCATTAAGAGACTATGAGCGCGAGGTAACGCTAAATGATTTCGAGCGAGGCGAGGTGAGGCTCGTGCTGGACGATAGCCCTAAAATCGCCGCAAACGCGATGTTTGCCAAAGCAAAAAGGCTAAAGCAAAAGGCGGCTGGTCTAACGATAGAGCGGCAAAATTTGACCGAAAAGCTGGAGTTTTTATCAAATTTACAAACTCTCGTAAATGAAGCGAAAAGCGCCGAGGAGTTAGAGATCCTAGCGCCTAAAAAAACCCGCGCCGTAAAGCAAAAAGAGCAAAATCAAAATGTCGAGGATTTTTACGTCGAAGGCTATAAAATTAGCATCGGACGCAACGAAAAAGGCAACGTCTGGCTGCTAAAAAACTCCAAAAAAGACGACGTCTGGATGCATCTAAAAGACCTGCCGTCCGCGCACGTCATCATCAAAACTGCAAAAAGCGCTCCCAGTGAGGAAATTTTAAGATTTGCGGCAAAAATTTGCGTAAATTTTAGCGTCAAAGGCGGCGGGACGTACGAGGTCGATTTTACCAAACGTAACAACGTCAAAATTACGAGCGGCGCAAATGTAAACTATATTAATTTTAAGACGATGTTAGTAACGAAGCACGACTAA
- the creD gene encoding cell envelope integrity protein CreD, giving the protein MENKIINSVRGGFWTKPVIIFVLLLLLLIPLGFISSMISDRAYVKRTAEESIMQPVGGELRIEGVLISVPYKKQAAIYNENGVAAVSQTTEQIMIAPQSYELSTQLNPQYLKRGIFSVPVFNGDVALKAKFAPLNFEQLNITESDVLLGEATLILGVGSKKTFTAFPALKANGQELAQSFAPPKYSPFAQSVHYKLPANLASGGFELAGALSMQGGQSASFVPVGQDNKFDVKSSWSSPSFSGGWLPKSREVTSSGFNAQWEISGLSTGVSQAWIMDGRREMGLESVEASFISPVNNYSLIARCVTYAILFLAVPFLAIFLCEIYSRVRIHPIQYLLIGAADVLFYLLVLSFSEHISFLASYLVAAAAVCATILFYGSAIFRARKWGVFIALVHGVSYCLLYGILQSEDYALLMGSVMIFAVIALVMYLTRKIDWYENGLKI; this is encoded by the coding sequence ATGGAAAACAAAATCATAAACAGCGTCAGGGGCGGCTTTTGGACGAAGCCCGTCATCATTTTCGTCTTGCTTTTGCTGCTGCTTATCCCGCTAGGTTTCATCAGTTCGATGATTTCTGACCGCGCCTACGTCAAACGCACCGCCGAGGAGTCCATCATGCAGCCCGTCGGCGGGGAGCTTAGGATCGAGGGTGTTTTGATCTCAGTGCCGTATAAAAAGCAAGCGGCGATCTACAACGAAAACGGCGTAGCGGCGGTATCGCAGACGACCGAGCAGATCATGATAGCGCCTCAGTCATACGAGCTATCGACCCAGCTAAATCCGCAGTATCTAAAGCGCGGTATATTTAGCGTGCCCGTCTTTAACGGCGACGTCGCGCTAAAAGCAAAATTTGCGCCGCTAAATTTCGAGCAGCTAAATATCACAGAAAGCGACGTTTTGCTAGGCGAGGCGACGCTGATTTTAGGCGTGGGCAGCAAAAAGACCTTTACCGCGTTTCCCGCGCTAAAAGCAAACGGCCAAGAACTCGCGCAGTCTTTTGCGCCGCCTAAATACTCGCCCTTTGCCCAAAGCGTCCACTACAAACTACCCGCAAATTTAGCAAGCGGCGGCTTTGAGCTAGCGGGCGCGCTATCTATGCAGGGCGGGCAGAGCGCGAGCTTCGTTCCCGTCGGGCAGGATAATAAATTTGACGTAAAATCCTCGTGGAGTTCTCCGTCTTTTAGCGGCGGCTGGCTGCCTAAATCGCGCGAAGTTACTAGCAGCGGCTTTAACGCGCAGTGGGAGATCTCGGGCCTTAGCACTGGCGTTTCGCAGGCGTGGATCATGGACGGCAGGCGCGAGATGGGGCTGGAGAGCGTCGAGGCTAGCTTCATCAGTCCCGTAAACAACTACTCGCTCATCGCGCGCTGCGTGACCTACGCGATCTTGTTTTTAGCGGTGCCGTTTTTGGCGATCTTTTTGTGCGAAATTTACAGCCGCGTCCGCATTCACCCGATCCAGTACCTACTCATCGGAGCCGCCGATGTGCTATTTTACCTGCTCGTGCTTTCGTTTTCCGAGCATATTAGCTTTTTAGCTAGCTATCTCGTTGCGGCCGCAGCCGTGTGTGCGACGATACTTTTTTACGGCTCGGCGATCTTTCGGGCACGCAAATGGGGCGTTTTTATTGCGCTCGTACACGGAGTTAGCTACTGCTTGCTCTACGGCATCTTGCAGTCTGAGGACTACGCGCTTTTGATGGGTAGCGTGATGATATTTGCGGTGATTGCGCTGGTGATGTATTTGACCAGGAAGATAGATTGGTACGAAAACGGGCTGAAAATTTAG
- the leuC gene encoding 3-isopropylmalate dehydratase large subunit: protein MQNSKQTITEKIFSEHVGREVFAGEIIESDIDMVIGNDITTPISIKQFERSGATRLANPDGFSVVMDHYIPAKDILSANQAKISRDFAYKHDLKNYFDEKDMGIEHALLPEKGLVVPGDVIIGADSHTCTHGALGAFATGMGSTDLAYAMITGKNWFKVPPTIKVIFRGKLDRHVYGKDLILEIIRRIGVDGALYKALEFTGETIDSLDMDGRFSMCNMAIEAGGKSGIIAVDETTKEFLKGKNLRAEPKLHYSDDGASYEQILEIDVSKLDPVIAYPFLPSNGKSVREAVRDNIAIDQAFIGSCTNGRLSDLRIAAEILEGRKVARKTRLIITPATQKIALQAQKEGLMDIFAEAGAVVSNPTCGACLGGYMGILGVGERCVSTTNRNFVGRMGDRTSEVYLANSAVAAASAVAGKIADPRDL, encoded by the coding sequence ATGCAAAACTCAAAGCAGACCATCACCGAAAAGATTTTCAGCGAGCACGTAGGGCGCGAGGTTTTCGCGGGCGAGATCATCGAGAGCGACATCGACATGGTCATCGGCAACGACATCACGACTCCTATCTCCATCAAGCAGTTTGAGCGAAGCGGCGCGACAAGGCTAGCTAACCCAGACGGCTTTAGCGTCGTGATGGACCACTACATCCCGGCAAAAGACATCCTAAGCGCCAACCAAGCTAAAATCAGCCGCGATTTTGCGTATAAGCACGATTTGAAAAACTATTTCGACGAAAAGGACATGGGCATCGAGCACGCGCTACTTCCTGAAAAAGGCCTCGTGGTGCCTGGCGACGTCATCATCGGCGCCGATAGCCACACCTGTACGCACGGCGCGCTGGGAGCCTTTGCCACGGGCATGGGCAGCACGGACCTAGCCTACGCGATGATAACGGGCAAAAACTGGTTTAAAGTACCGCCGACTATCAAAGTGATCTTTCGCGGCAAGCTAGACCGCCACGTCTACGGCAAGGACCTCATCCTAGAAATCATCCGCCGTATCGGCGTGGACGGCGCGCTGTATAAGGCGCTGGAATTTACGGGTGAAACGATAGATAGCCTCGATATGGACGGGCGTTTTTCGATGTGTAACATGGCGATCGAGGCCGGCGGCAAAAGCGGCATCATCGCGGTCGATGAAACTACGAAAGAGTTTTTAAAAGGTAAAAATTTACGCGCCGAGCCGAAGCTGCACTACTCCGACGATGGCGCGAGCTACGAGCAAATTTTAGAAATCGACGTTAGCAAGCTCGATCCCGTGATCGCCTATCCATTTCTACCTAGCAACGGCAAGAGCGTGCGCGAGGCCGTCAGAGACAATATCGCTATCGATCAGGCCTTTATCGGTAGCTGCACGAACGGCAGGCTAAGCGACCTGCGCATCGCGGCTGAAATCCTAGAAGGCCGCAAAGTAGCTCGCAAAACCCGCCTCATCATCACGCCTGCGACGCAAAAGATCGCCCTGCAAGCGCAAAAAGAGGGGCTGATGGATATATTTGCCGAGGCTGGCGCGGTCGTCTCAAACCCGACCTGCGGCGCGTGCCTGGGCGGATATATGGGGATTTTGGGCGTTGGAGAACGCTGCGTGAGTACGACAAATAGAAACTTCGTCGGCCGCATGGGAGATCGCACGAGCGAGGTGTATCTGGCGAACTCGGCCGTAGCTGCGGCGAGTGCCGTCGCAGGCAAGATCGCCGATCCTCGCGATCTTTAA
- a CDS encoding GNAT family N-acetyltransferase → MPRRFWSHYDMFRNFDYVAIAKIGEKTVGVLDAFSDRDGFATTYLYSVMVHKDYQQKGIGTALMEAFNKKFAHTTTWAITPIGKNKGAVSFLEKFGFNQNTENFTVCWRKRKKGE, encoded by the coding sequence ATGCCGCGCCGCTTTTGGAGCCACTACGATATGTTTCGAAATTTCGACTATGTCGCCATCGCCAAAATCGGCGAAAAAACTGTCGGCGTTTTAGATGCATTTAGCGATAGAGACGGCTTTGCGACCACTTATCTTTACTCCGTCATGGTGCACAAAGATTATCAACAAAAAGGGATCGGCACGGCCCTGATGGAGGCGTTTAATAAAAAATTCGCTCATACCACGACGTGGGCTATCACGCCGATCGGCAAAAACAAAGGCGCAGTGTCGTTTTTAGAAAAATTCGGTTTTAACCAAAACACGGAAAATTTTACCGTTTGCTGGCGAAAACGAAAGAAAGGCGAGTGA
- a CDS encoding TonB-dependent siderophore receptor: MNKFSLSLAASSLLLTQIFAADVALQGVEISESADDGYRAKTSEVGKTNTPILEIPQTVNVVTQQQLKDKKPETLAESLQNVSGVSYGNTTGGIFDSIIKRGFGGGRDGSIMRNGVPSSVMHSFNKTVESVEVLKGPASLLYGAQEPGGIINMVTKKPKYDFSNEIWAGIGNRNYWNAGFDATGPIADSGFAYRFIFDMMQKDYWREFGEYKNVLFAPSLSYKGDDYRINLAYTHTRSADPIDRGMYLVPSTGKLLPIDKKRRLDEPFNKLKTRLDTVDVNFEKNIGEDWLLRGAYAYSRSKHEYGHIRLMNVNLNTGVAARRNEAYDGFIHRTHAGSLNLNGYVQTGEIEHNLLFGIDAKEYYRYRPGALNSYSSGTTHRNFPINIYSPVYGTVAYPSDRASGIQYQKLRTIGFYAQDSINLTENLIYSLGVRYEYYNQVARGMTSGPNTTDQQDGKFTWQTGLLYLLTPEWSVYTNYAQSFSPQMAISGDDIGDIKPEEGKSIELGTKFQNDSITASAAVFNIDKKNIMRTVNSVSTPVGEARSRGFEFDFNGRVTQGLSLGASYAYTKTQVRKDSGAFAVLVGKPLEATPKHQASLFANYDFSHLGAKGLRIGGAARYFGSWYTYYMRTNLPAVPAGTGFKMDDAVVYDAFISYDTKIAGYETNFSFNVKNLTDKLYYTSSSTGTQANIIPIQPGYARQFMLTASVKF, translated from the coding sequence ATGAACAAATTTAGCCTAAGTTTAGCGGCCTCGTCGCTGCTTTTAACTCAAATTTTCGCCGCCGACGTAGCATTGCAAGGCGTCGAGATTAGCGAGAGCGCGGACGACGGATACCGTGCCAAAACCAGCGAAGTAGGCAAAACGAATACGCCTATCTTAGAGATCCCGCAGACGGTAAACGTCGTAACCCAGCAGCAGCTAAAGGATAAAAAACCCGAGACTCTAGCCGAGAGCCTTCAAAACGTGAGCGGCGTTAGCTACGGAAATACTACGGGCGGTATCTTTGACTCGATCATAAAAAGGGGATTTGGCGGCGGACGCGACGGCTCGATCATGCGAAACGGAGTGCCGTCTAGCGTCATGCATAGCTTTAATAAAACCGTAGAAAGCGTCGAGGTGCTAAAAGGCCCGGCTAGCCTGCTCTACGGCGCGCAAGAGCCCGGCGGCATCATAAATATGGTCACTAAAAAGCCAAAATACGACTTCTCAAACGAAATTTGGGCCGGTATCGGCAACCGCAACTACTGGAACGCGGGCTTTGACGCCACGGGACCGATCGCTGATAGCGGCTTTGCGTATAGATTTATATTTGATATGATGCAAAAAGACTACTGGAGGGAGTTTGGCGAATATAAAAACGTCCTCTTTGCACCCTCTCTTTCTTATAAAGGCGATGATTACCGCATAAATTTAGCCTATACGCACACGCGCTCGGCCGATCCGATCGACCGCGGTATGTATCTAGTGCCAAGCACAGGCAAGCTACTGCCGATAGATAAGAAAAGGCGCCTTGACGAGCCGTTTAATAAACTAAAAACCAGACTCGACACCGTGGACGTAAATTTTGAAAAAAATATCGGCGAGGACTGGCTACTGCGCGGCGCTTATGCGTATTCGCGCTCCAAGCACGAGTACGGTCACATCAGGCTAATGAACGTAAATTTAAACACGGGCGTTGCGGCTAGACGAAACGAGGCGTATGACGGATTTATCCACCGCACGCACGCGGGGTCGTTAAATTTAAACGGTTACGTGCAAACGGGCGAGATAGAGCATAACTTACTCTTTGGTATCGACGCAAAGGAGTACTACCGCTATAGACCCGGCGCGCTAAACAGCTACAGCTCCGGCACGACGCACAGAAACTTCCCGATAAATATCTACAGTCCAGTCTACGGCACGGTCGCCTATCCGTCCGACCGAGCCTCCGGTATCCAGTATCAAAAGCTAAGAACGATCGGATTTTATGCGCAAGATAGTATAAATTTGACCGAAAATTTGATCTACTCTTTGGGCGTTAGATACGAATACTACAACCAAGTCGCTCGCGGCATGACTAGCGGACCAAACACCACCGATCAGCAAGACGGCAAATTTACGTGGCAGACGGGGCTTTTATATCTGCTAACGCCAGAGTGGTCCGTTTATACCAACTACGCGCAAAGCTTTAGCCCGCAAATGGCGATCAGCGGCGACGACATCGGCGACATAAAGCCCGAAGAAGGCAAAAGTATAGAGCTGGGAACTAAATTTCAAAACGATAGCATAACGGCTAGCGCGGCGGTCTTTAATATCGATAAGAAAAACATCATGCGCACCGTAAATAGCGTAAGTACGCCCGTGGGCGAGGCGCGCTCGAGAGGATTTGAGTTTGACTTTAATGGCCGCGTGACGCAAGGGCTTAGCCTAGGAGCCAGCTACGCATACACAAAGACTCAGGTGCGAAAAGATAGCGGCGCGTTTGCCGTGCTAGTGGGCAAACCGCTAGAAGCCACGCCAAAGCACCAAGCCAGCCTCTTTGCCAACTACGACTTTAGCCATCTAGGCGCAAAAGGCCTAAGGATCGGCGGTGCGGCGAGGTACTTTGGCTCATGGTACACCTACTACATGAGGACGAATTTACCGGCCGTGCCTGCGGGAACGGGCTTTAAAATGGACGACGCGGTCGTTTACGACGCCTTTATCAGCTACGATACCAAGATCGCGGGCTACGAGACGAATTTCTCATTTAACGTCAAAAACTTGACCGACAAGCTCTACTATACGTCCTCGTCGACGGGCACGCAGGCTAATATCATACCGATACAGCCGGGGTATGCGAGGCAGTTTATGCTGACCGCTAGCGTTAAATTTTAA
- the tsaD gene encoding tRNA (adenosine(37)-N6)-threonylcarbamoyltransferase complex transferase subunit TsaD, whose amino-acid sequence MILGIESSCDDSSVALLDIETLELKFHKKISQDAEHCAFGGVVPELAARLHTAALPKILEQIKAELPRVKAVAVTNEPGLSVSLVGGVAMAKALASSLRVPLIAVNHLAGHVYSLFLSQEARLPTGVLLVSGGHTMVLDIGADGAVGVLAATMDDSFGESFDKVAKMLGLGYPGGVVVEKAAKSGRERFKFTVPLLGDARTAYSFSGLKNQVRVETQKLAASGNLGAQEIADICFAFENTACKHILNKLEKIFAQRKFERFGVVGGASANLNLRSRLKALCDKYGCELICAPLEFCSDNAAMIARAGREKYLRGEFAGLDLQASPRSELTRI is encoded by the coding sequence CTGATTTTGGGCATAGAAAGCAGCTGCGACGACAGCTCGGTGGCGCTACTCGATATAGAAACGCTGGAGCTAAAATTTCACAAAAAAATCTCGCAAGATGCCGAGCACTGCGCATTCGGCGGAGTGGTGCCGGAGCTAGCCGCCAGGCTTCACACCGCCGCGCTGCCTAAAATTTTAGAGCAGATCAAGGCGGAGTTACCCCGCGTAAAAGCCGTCGCCGTCACGAATGAGCCGGGGCTATCCGTGAGCCTAGTCGGCGGCGTCGCGATGGCAAAGGCGCTCGCCTCGTCACTGCGCGTGCCGCTGATAGCAGTAAACCACCTCGCCGGGCACGTGTATTCGCTATTTTTGTCGCAGGAGGCTCGGCTGCCTACGGGCGTGCTGCTAGTTAGCGGCGGGCACACGATGGTGCTAGATATCGGCGCGGACGGGGCTGTCGGCGTGCTGGCTGCCACGATGGACGATAGCTTCGGCGAGAGCTTTGACAAGGTCGCAAAGATGCTGGGGCTTGGGTATCCGGGCGGCGTAGTGGTCGAAAAGGCGGCAAAGAGCGGGCGCGAGAGGTTTAAATTTACCGTGCCGCTACTTGGCGACGCGCGCACGGCGTATAGCTTTTCGGGGCTAAAAAATCAGGTTCGCGTCGAAACCCAAAAGCTTGCCGCAAGCGGGAATCTGGGCGCGCAGGAGATCGCCGACATCTGCTTTGCCTTTGAAAATACGGCTTGCAAGCATATTTTAAACAAGCTGGAAAAGATCTTTGCCCAGCGTAAATTCGAGCGTTTCGGCGTCGTGGGCGGAGCGAGCGCGAATCTAAATTTGCGCTCCCGTCTAAAGGCTCTATGCGATAAATACGGCTGCGAGCTCATCTGCGCGCCGCTGGAGTTTTGCTCCGATAATGCCGCTATGATCGCGCGCGCCGGACGCGAAAAGTACCTGCGCGGCGAGTTTGCAGGGCTTGATCTACAGGCTAGCCCTAGAAGCGAGCTAACGAGGATTTAG
- a CDS encoding uracil-xanthine permease family protein, with protein sequence MEKYEGYNLRPKDALVGVQFLFVAFGALVLVPILTGLDTSVALFTAGIGTLLFQLITRKHVPPIFLASSFAFIAPLSFGVKEWGIAATMGGVIAAGLFYVALSLLIRLKGEGFLHKILPPVVVGPVIMTIGLILSPAAVNMVMGKGKEALYTQGQSLTIALISLSAVIVVMMFGRGMLRLVPILCGIAAGYCASLFVGIVDFTPILNAPWFALPNFTAPVFKLEAVIYMVPIAIAPAIEHIGDMLAISNVTKENFLKNPGLKSTLLGDGLATSLAGCFGGPPNTTYSEVTGAVSITKAYNPAIMTFAALAAILLAFVGKLGAALSTIPAPVIGGIMLLLFGIIASVGMETLIKNSVDLAEPRNMIIVALIFVCAIGGMVLDFGAMSFSGVGLGAIIGITLNLVLPKTKHFDGY encoded by the coding sequence ATGGAAAAATACGAAGGCTATAATCTTAGACCAAAAGACGCTCTCGTCGGTGTGCAGTTTTTATTCGTCGCGTTTGGCGCGCTCGTGCTGGTGCCGATTTTGACGGGGCTTGATACGTCCGTGGCGCTGTTTACGGCGGGCATCGGCACGCTGCTGTTTCAGCTCATCACGCGCAAACACGTCCCGCCGATCTTTCTCGCATCTAGTTTCGCGTTTATCGCACCGCTTAGCTTTGGCGTGAAGGAGTGGGGAATCGCCGCGACGATGGGCGGAGTGATCGCGGCGGGGCTATTTTACGTGGCTTTGAGCTTGCTCATTAGGCTCAAAGGCGAGGGATTTTTGCATAAAATTTTACCGCCCGTGGTCGTCGGTCCCGTCATCATGACGATCGGTCTCATCCTCTCGCCAGCAGCCGTAAATATGGTCATGGGCAAGGGCAAGGAGGCGCTCTATACGCAGGGGCAGTCGCTTACTATCGCGCTCATCTCGCTCTCAGCGGTTATCGTCGTTATGATGTTTGGCCGCGGTATGCTGCGCCTAGTGCCGATACTTTGCGGCATCGCGGCTGGATACTGCGCGTCGCTGTTTGTAGGGATAGTGGATTTTACGCCGATTCTAAACGCGCCGTGGTTTGCGCTGCCAAATTTCACCGCACCGGTTTTTAAGCTCGAAGCCGTGATCTACATGGTGCCTATCGCTATCGCGCCCGCGATCGAGCACATCGGCGATATGCTCGCGATCAGCAACGTCACGAAGGAAAATTTCCTCAAAAATCCGGGGCTTAAAAGCACGCTGCTTGGCGACGGACTCGCGACGTCGCTAGCAGGATGCTTCGGTGGGCCGCCAAACACCACCTACTCCGAAGTCACGGGCGCGGTTAGCATCACGAAAGCCTACAACCCCGCCATCATGACCTTTGCCGCGCTTGCGGCGATACTGCTCGCCTTCGTAGGCAAGCTCGGCGCCGCGCTCTCCACGATCCCCGCCCCCGTCATCGGCGGCATCATGCTGCTGCTTTTCGGTATCATCGCTAGCGTGGGCATGGAAACGCTCATAAAAAACAGCGTGGATCTAGCCGAGCCGCGCAATATGATCATCGTCGCGCTCATCTTCGTCTGCGCGATCGGCGGCATGGTGCTTGACTTCGGTGCGATGAGCTTTAGCGGCGTGGGGCTTGGCGCGATTATCGGCATCACGCTAAATTTGGTATTGCCAAAGACCAAGCATTTTGACGGGTACTAA
- the dxr gene encoding 1-deoxy-D-xylulose-5-phosphate reductoisomerase gives MVVLGSTGSIGTNTLNLARKFGLSVEALSCASNYELLNEQIAEFKPKFVCIAESKFAKFVKHKRVFAGAQGICDMLKECESKRVVNSLVGFAGLAPSLSAQKLGKKLALANKESLVAGGKFLNTSAINPIDSEHFGLKFLLANKTPVARLVITASGGAFYKTPLKALKDARAADALKHPNWSMGAKITIDSATMANKLFEVLEAFWLYGVRDIEALIERTSTVHALVEFADGSTTAHLSKTDMILAIAHAILGENGALNLSAADVQIVPNLDLKTLKNIKFGEINLKKYPIFSLKDQALQNPDLGVAINAANEVAVYKFLRGECGFLDISRTVLAAAKRFENEKIESEGKIFEVDAEVRKWAEKSLK, from the coding sequence GTGGTAGTGCTGGGCTCGACGGGCTCGATCGGGACAAATACCCTAAATCTAGCCCGTAAATTCGGCCTTAGCGTCGAGGCGCTGAGCTGCGCGTCAAACTACGAGCTTTTAAACGAGCAAATCGCCGAATTTAAGCCTAAATTCGTCTGCATCGCCGAGTCAAAATTTGCTAAATTTGTAAAACACAAACGCGTTTTTGCGGGCGCGCAGGGTATCTGCGATATGCTAAAAGAGTGCGAAAGCAAACGCGTCGTAAACTCTCTAGTGGGCTTTGCGGGACTGGCTCCTAGCCTAAGCGCACAAAAGCTAGGCAAAAAGCTAGCGCTTGCCAATAAAGAAAGCCTCGTCGCGGGCGGCAAATTTTTAAACACGAGCGCGATAAATCCGATAGATAGCGAGCATTTCGGGCTTAAATTTCTGCTCGCGAACAAAACCCCGGTCGCTAGGCTCGTCATCACGGCCTCGGGCGGCGCCTTTTACAAAACCCCGTTAAAAGCCCTAAAAGACGCCCGCGCCGCGGACGCGCTAAAGCATCCAAACTGGAGCATGGGCGCAAAGATCACGATCGACAGCGCGACGATGGCGAACAAGCTTTTTGAGGTACTGGAGGCTTTTTGGCTCTACGGCGTGCGGGATATCGAGGCACTCATCGAGCGCACGTCCACGGTGCACGCGCTGGTGGAGTTTGCCGACGGCTCGACTACGGCGCATCTATCTAAAACCGATATGATTTTAGCCATCGCGCATGCGATTTTGGGCGAGAACGGAGCGCTAAATTTAAGCGCCGCCGATGTGCAAATCGTGCCGAATTTAGACCTAAAAACTCTAAAAAACATAAAATTCGGCGAGATAAATTTGAAAAAATATCCCATCTTTTCGCTAAAAGATCAGGCTTTGCAAAACCCTGATCTTGGCGTCGCTATCAACGCCGCAAACGAAGTCGCCGTGTATAAATTTTTGCGCGGCGAATGCGGATTTTTGGACATCTCGCGAACGGTTTTAGCTGCGGCAAAGAGGTTTGAAAACGAAAAGATAGAGAGCGAGGGTAAGATCTTTGAAGTAGATGCTGAAGTGAGAAAGTGGGCGGAAAAGTCGCTGAAGTAG
- a CDS encoding phosphatidate cytidylyltransferase encodes MKTRIITGVALFAAVLVIFFVDSYLLNFAILGFVLYTAFGEAQKLYGLQGGSLALIAVIFYLLTPFSNPVFIAILAVLLVVSFLAHFKSENLTPALPFLYPMTPIFLIWMLYSLYGVGYLAWLILTVVACDSGAFFVGKFCGKHAFSETSPNKTWEGVAGGIAVATVFGAGFGWVLTDSFWHSLITAFLVAVFGVWGDLFESYLKRRAGVKDSGTLLPGHGGMLDRVDGYLFGVAAMLWTLSW; translated from the coding sequence ATGAAAACGCGTATAATCACCGGCGTCGCGCTATTTGCAGCGGTTTTGGTCATCTTTTTCGTTGATAGTTATCTGTTAAATTTCGCCATTTTAGGCTTCGTGCTTTATACGGCCTTTGGCGAAGCGCAAAAGCTCTACGGCCTGCAGGGCGGCTCTCTTGCTCTCATAGCGGTTATTTTTTACCTACTTACACCCTTTTCAAACCCCGTGTTTATCGCTATTTTAGCAGTTTTGCTCGTTGTTAGTTTTCTCGCGCATTTTAAAAGCGAAAATCTAACGCCTGCGCTGCCGTTTTTGTATCCGATGACGCCGATTTTTCTCATCTGGATGCTTTATTCGCTCTACGGCGTCGGCTACTTGGCGTGGCTGATTTTAACGGTCGTGGCGTGCGATAGCGGGGCGTTTTTCGTCGGCAAATTTTGCGGCAAGCACGCCTTTAGCGAGACTTCGCCGAACAAAACCTGGGAGGGTGTGGCTGGCGGTATCGCCGTGGCTACGGTCTTTGGCGCGGGCTTTGGCTGGGTGCTAACCGATAGCTTTTGGCATAGCCTCATCACGGCGTTTTTGGTTGCGGTTTTTGGCGTTTGGGGCGATCTTTTCGAGAGCTACTTAAAGCGCCGCGCGGGCGTCAAGGATAGTGGCACGCTACTGCCGGGCCACGGCGGGATGCTTGACCGCGTCGACGGCTATCTTTTCGGCGTTGCGGCGATGCTCTGGACGCTATCGTGGTAG